Proteins found in one Venturia canescens isolate UGA chromosome 6, ASM1945775v1, whole genome shotgun sequence genomic segment:
- the LOC122412393 gene encoding uncharacterized protein F54H12.2-like, which produces MRLRLVQNNSAFCLMTDLKNCKIRITEASLIVRRVKIAPGILLSHARALSKSTAKYPLTRVEVKAISMHARIHGDTLDNVILGQLPKRIIIGFVDNKAFNGDYGKNPFNFHHYSINYLSLYVDGQQIPSKLLQIDFTDSNMYVDAYHTLFSGSGIHFLNDGNCISRLSYPYGHCLFAFDLTPDLSANSSSHWNLVRHGSVRIEVRFAGSLPTAINCVVYAEYDNVLEIDSSRQVIVDFSD; this is translated from the coding sequence ATGCGTTTGCGACTTGTGCAGAACAATAGCGCTTTCTGTCTCATGActgatttgaaaaactgtaaaatccgCATTACAGAAGCATCGCTAATCGTGCGACGCGTTAAGATAGCGCCCGGTATACTCCTGTCTCATGCGAGAGCTCTGTCTAAATCTACAGCAAAATATCCGCTGACACGTGTCGAGGTTAAAGCTATATCAATGCACGCCAGAATACACGGCGATACTCTTGATAACGTCATACTGGGCCAACTACCAAAACGTATAATAATTGGATTTGTCGATAATAAGGCTTTCAACGGTGATTATGGAAAAAAtccgttcaattttcatcactactcgatcaattatctttctttatatgtaGACGGCCAACAGATACCGTCAAAACTTCTGCAGATAGACTTCACAGATAGTAATATGTATGTGGATGCATATCACACGTTATTTTCTGGCTCGGGTATTCACTTTCTCAACGACGGCAATTGTATCTCGCGTTTGAGCTACCCATACGGCCATTGCCTTTTCGCGTTTGATCTGACACCCGATCTCTCGGCTAATAGCAGCTCCCACTGGAATCTGGTGAGGCATGGCAGCGTGAGGATAGAAGTACGCTTCGCGGGGTCTTTACCTACAGCGATTAACTGTGTTGTGTACGCTGAATATGATAATGTGCTTGAGATTGACTCATCCAGACAGGTCATCGTAGATTTCAGTGATtga